From Arcobacter sp. CECT 8983, the proteins below share one genomic window:
- a CDS encoding VOC family protein, producing the protein MIDIKNLDHFVLTVKDLNKTVEFYTKALGMQKEVFKGSRIALKFGNSKINLHELGKEFEPKAFNVKEGSADLCFIIDTSLEEAKKHLSSLNIELEQDIIKRTGALGEIESIYLRDPDKNLIELSNYIKV; encoded by the coding sequence ATGATAGATATTAAAAATCTAGACCATTTTGTTTTAACAGTAAAAGACTTAAATAAAACAGTTGAATTTTATACAAAAGCTTTAGGTATGCAAAAAGAAGTTTTCAAAGGCTCAAGAATTGCATTAAAATTTGGAAACTCTAAGATAAATTTACATGAGTTAGGAAAAGAGTTTGAACCAAAAGCTTTTAATGTAAAAGAAGGAAGTGCTGATTTATGTTTTATTATTGATACTTCTTTAGAAGAAGCAAAAAAACATCTTTCTAGCTTAAATATAGAACTAGAACAAGATATAATAAAAAGAACTGGAGCTTTAGGAGAAATTGAATCAATTTACCTAAGAGATCCAGATAAAAATCTTATTGAACTTTCAAATTATATAAAAGTTTAG
- a CDS encoding phospholipase A, with protein sequence MKKILPVLFMCILLNAQDTKELLKQAQEYEKANDYKNAMLIYKKLANSKKVEFPKEEKIIVKEKVVENKDVEPLKKKLNSFDDKETKSTIEQMLESSFDIYPYQENYFFPISYDTKSKENRKRNEAKFQLSIKKPIIHNFFGLDETFYFGYTQTSWWQVYNDSSPFRETNYKPEFFVTIPYGKKDETAIKGFKTGFIHESNGQSEEKSRSWNRVYLETYLQYKNLFIIPKVWYRIEEDKNSDDNPDIDDYLGYGDLTFVYPYKDHSFKLLLRNNLKSNNNRSYGQLDWTFPFFGSKNTFGHIQISSGYGESLIDYNEDITRINFGISLSR encoded by the coding sequence ATGAAAAAAATTTTACCAGTATTATTTATGTGCATTTTATTAAATGCCCAAGATACAAAAGAACTTTTAAAACAAGCACAAGAGTATGAAAAAGCAAATGACTATAAAAATGCAATGTTAATATATAAAAAGCTAGCAAATAGTAAAAAAGTAGAGTTTCCAAAAGAAGAAAAAATTATAGTAAAAGAAAAAGTTGTAGAAAACAAAGATGTTGAACCTTTAAAAAAGAAATTAAATAGTTTCGATGATAAAGAAACAAAATCGACAATAGAACAGATGTTGGAATCATCTTTTGATATATATCCATATCAAGAAAACTACTTCTTCCCTATTTCATATGATACAAAATCAAAAGAAAATAGAAAAAGAAATGAAGCAAAATTCCAACTAAGTATTAAAAAACCTATAATTCATAACTTCTTTGGTTTAGATGAAACCTTCTATTTTGGTTATACTCAAACTTCTTGGTGGCAAGTATATAATGATTCTTCTCCTTTTAGAGAAACAAACTATAAACCTGAGTTCTTTGTAACTATTCCATATGGAAAGAAAGATGAAACAGCTATAAAAGGTTTTAAAACAGGATTTATACATGAATCAAATGGACAAAGTGAAGAGAAGTCAAGGTCATGGAACAGAGTCTATTTAGAAACTTATCTTCAATATAAAAACTTATTTATAATTCCTAAAGTATGGTATAGAATAGAAGAAGATAAAAATAGTGATGATAACCCTGATATAGATGATTATTTAGGATATGGAGATTTAACTTTTGTTTACCCATATAAAGATCATAGTTTCAAACTTCTTCTTAGAAATAATCTAAAGTCAAACAACAATAGAAGTTACGGACAGCTTGATTGGACATTTCCTTTCTTTGGTTCAAAAAACACTTTTGGACACATTCAAATATCAAGTGGATATGGGGAAAGTTTAATCGATTATAATGAAGATATCACAAGAATAAATTTTGGTATCTCTTTATCAAGATAG
- a CDS encoding paraquat-inducible protein A, whose product MSKNFKNLTICKDCGLVLNKPELDYSHEFHCPRCNSLIYKFGQDYLTVLLFAFSSIILFIPAVTLPLMSLEILDLTQRTTLVETLLIFFKNGYTAISILITFIGIVVPLFMLLLILIILIPLRIGKKAKYVSAPLKLYENLLEWQMGEIYMISIVVAIIKLQKMATLHIGLGFYFFFAFLVMMSFTMALFNPYDVWNDDEL is encoded by the coding sequence TTGTCCAAAAACTTCAAGAATTTAACTATTTGTAAAGATTGTGGTTTAGTTTTGAATAAGCCAGAATTAGATTATAGCCATGAATTTCATTGTCCAAGGTGCAATAGTTTGATATATAAGTTTGGACAAGACTATTTAACAGTTTTATTATTTGCTTTTAGCTCTATTATTCTTTTTATTCCTGCTGTAACATTACCTTTAATGAGTCTTGAAATTTTGGACTTAACTCAAAGAACAACTTTAGTTGAAACATTATTAATCTTTTTTAAAAATGGATATACAGCTATTTCAATATTAATTACTTTTATTGGAATAGTAGTTCCTTTATTTATGCTATTACTGATTCTTATTATTTTAATTCCTTTAAGAATAGGTAAAAAAGCAAAATATGTTTCAGCACCACTAAAATTGTACGAAAATTTATTAGAGTGGCAAATGGGTGAAATATATATGATAAGTATTGTTGTTGCAATTATAAAATTACAAAAGATGGCTACTTTACATATAGGTTTAGGGTTTTACTTTTTCTTTGCTTTTTTAGTAATGATGTCTTTTACTATGGCATTATTTAATCCTTATGATGTTTGGAATGATGATGAGTTATAA
- a CDS encoding paraquat-inducible protein A, whose product MSYKSDKDLGLVLCTHCNSVFKVEEKVCNKCNSKLKQRDKYSLVKTLNFTIIAIIFLFPANILTMMEVTTLGVIEKSTILDGIVYFFETKSYLIAVVIFFASIIVPIFKLLVLLYLLYTTKYNKIYLARNATRYYRIIKFIGKWSMIDIFVVALMIVMVQFGNLSNITAGPAAIAFTVVVISTMLATESFDTRLLWDKD is encoded by the coding sequence ATGAGTTATAAAAGTGATAAAGATTTAGGTTTAGTTCTTTGTACTCACTGTAATAGTGTTTTTAAAGTAGAAGAAAAAGTATGTAATAAATGCAATAGTAAATTAAAACAAAGGGATAAATACTCTTTAGTTAAAACTTTAAATTTTACTATAATAGCTATAATTTTTTTATTTCCTGCAAATATTTTAACAATGATGGAAGTTACAACTTTAGGTGTAATTGAAAAAAGTACTATTTTAGATGGAATAGTTTATTTTTTTGAAACGAAATCATATTTAATAGCAGTAGTCATTTTTTTTGCAAGTATTATTGTTCCTATTTTTAAGCTACTTGTTTTATTATATCTTTTATATACAACAAAGTACAATAAAATATATTTAGCAAGAAATGCAACAAGATATTATAGAATAATTAAGTTTATTGGTAAATGGTCAATGATTGATATATTTGTAGTTGCTTTGATGATTGTTATGGTTCAATTTGGCAATCTTTCAAATATAACAGCTGGACCCGCTGCGATTGCATTTACAGTTGTAGTAATATCAACTATGTTAGCTACTGAGAGTTTTGATACTAGATTATTATGGGATAAGGATTAA